A single region of the Podospora pseudopauciseta strain CBS 411.78 chromosome 1, whole genome shotgun sequence genome encodes:
- the NAR1 gene encoding Cytosolic Fe-S cluster assembly factor nar1 (EggNog:ENOG503NX51; COG:Y; BUSCO:EOG09261P7G), with protein MSAILSADDLNDFISPGVACIKPIETLPTAPPPQASESLEFEVILDGQQPSASQPPGPAQISLTDCLACSGCVTSAEAVLVSLQSHNEVLSLLDSAPSLALSQDGTTITTNLDGNPSSKLFVCSVSPQVLASLAAAIGNNTTQSQAANMITHLLSNPSLGLPSGGRHNNGFTYIVSTNRAREASLVLGADEAISSSSNDIKKPVLTSSCPGWVCYAEKTHPYVLPYLSKVKSPQALTGTLLKTTLSKTLNISPDRIWHLSIMPCFDKKLEASREELTDAVWNNTSNNPATTTTQKGIRDVDCVITTKEILMLAESRNINFFSLPTTPLPQTTPFPHKAMGDFLLPFSAPGKKNEQQSLSAGTSGGNLHYILHALLSQNPGSTLTTTRGRNADVIEYSILSSSGEQIFKAARYYGFRNIQNLVRKLKPARPPRMPGGKPFGSARRPGKAAGATNALDFSYVEVMACPGGCTNGGGQLKVDDPIVLERMGFGGIENKPGPQEQKAWLEVVDEAYFSGDDEETSSSERTDDGLVVAGISPGYVRDVLRVWSELTSVPVEKLAYTTFREVVSDVGKTQTDTERVVQLAGKIGGGW; from the coding sequence ATGTCAGCCATCCTCTCTGCCGACGACCTGAACGATTTCATATCCCCCGGCGTCGCTTGTATAAAACCGATCGAAACCCTTCCCACcgcgccaccaccacaagctTCCGAATCCCTCGAATTCGAAGTCATCCTCGACGGTCAGCAACCCTCTGCCTCACAACCCCCCGGCCCGGCGCAAATATCCCTCACCGACTGCCTAGCCTGCTCCGGCTGCGTAACCTCGGCCGAAGCCGTCCTCGTCTCCCTCCAATCCCACAATGAAGTCCTCTCCCTGCTGGACTCAGCCCCCAGCCTTGCCCTCTCCCAAGATGGCACCACCATaaccaccaacctcgacggaaacccctcctccaaactctTCGTCTGCTCTGTATCCCCCCAagtcctcgcctccctcgccgccgcgataggaaacaacaccacccaatCCCAAGCAGCAAACATGatcacccacctcctctccaacccctccctcggcctcccctcAGGCGGCAGACACAACAACGGCTTCACCTACATCGTCTCCACCAACCGCGCCCGCGAAGCCTCCCTAGTCCTAGGCGCCGACgaagccatctcctcctcctctaaCGACATCAAAAAACCAGTTCTAACCTCCAGCTGCCCAGGCTGGGTCTGCTACGCCGAAAAGACTCACCCCTACGTCCTCCCCTACCTCTCAAAAGTCAAATCCCCCCAGGCCCTCACCGGCACCCTCCTCAAAAcaaccctctccaaaaccctCAACATCTCCCCAGACAGGATATGGCACCTCTCCATAATGCCCTGCTTCgacaagaagctcgaggccaGCCGGGAAGAGCTCACCGATGCCGTCTGGaacaacacctccaacaacccagccacaaccacaactCAAAAGGGAATCAGAGACGTCGACTGCGtaatcaccaccaaagaaaTCCTCATGCTCGCCGAATCACGCAACATCAATTTCTTCTCTCTACctacaacccccctcccccagacCACGCCCTTCCCTCACAAAGCCATGGGCGATTTCCTTTTGCCTTTTTCCGCCCCGGGGAAGAAAAACGAACAGCAATCCCTTTCTGCGGGCACCTCCGGTGGAAATCTTCATTACATCCTCcacgccctcctctcccaaaacCCCGGTTCAACTTTGACCACCACCCGAGGCCGCAACGCCGACGTAATAGAGTACTCGattctctcctcctcaggggAACAAATCTTCAAAGCCGCCCGCTACTACGGCTTCCGCAACATCCAAAACCTCGTTCGGAAGCTCAAGCCCGCCAGACCCCCCCGCATGCCTGGAGGAAAACCGTTTGGTTCAGCTCGACGACCTGGAAAGGCCGCGGGAGCCACCAACGCGCTGGATTTCTCCTATGTCGAGGTGATGGCGTGTCCGGGGGGTTGCACCAACGGTGGTGGGCAGCTCAAGGTGGACGACCCGATTGTCCTGGAGAGGATGGGTTTTGGTGGGATCGAAAACAAACCTGGGCCGCAGGAGCAAAAGGCttggttggaggtggtggatgaggcgTACTTttctggtgatgatgaggagacaTCATCATCTGAAAGGACAGATGATGGCCTCGTGGTGGCTGGGATATCACCCGGTTATGTTCGGGATGTGCTGAGGGTGTGGTCGGAGCTGACGTCGGTGCCGGTGGAGAAGTTGGCGTATACCACCTTTCGGGAGGTGGTTAGTGATGTGGGAAAGACGCAGACTGACACTGAACGGGTGGTTCAGTTGGCGGGGAagattggtggtggttggtag
- a CDS encoding hypothetical protein (EggNog:ENOG503P4JB) — protein MSKNRTPIPDAWDDDWAPQADRLSKTPAEPSPPSPPPPPAPLSKAERRAKHLEEQRRLWESAEAPEPTPYLPITNPIPLSTPFKPPIQLLSRRPIPQKTLVRDPATGLEQLTITQPDDFDDEDPDTAAQKPETPQERKERQRRELEEKQRRYQEQRAKIFGDSNPSSGQSSPGTVTPPQAGNDGRGGGHRGRGGGGRGRGREGNGRGSNNGRNTNRQPQQQTTEPPSRELFDAEYSPKPPNRRGGGPSSSQQPSRSHTPREDQITRQPRGPDGSGRGGFGFAKRGATNG, from the exons ATGTCCAAAAACCgaacccccatccccgaTGCCTGGGACGACGACTGGGCCCCCCAAGCCGACCGCCTCTCCAAAACCCCGGCcgaaccctcaccaccatcaccaccaccaccaccagcgccccTCTCCAAAGCCGAGCGTCGCGCGAAACACCTAGAGGAGCAGCGCAGGTTATGGGAGTCGGC TGAAGCCCCAGAACCAACCCCCTACCTCCCCATCACAAACCCaatccccctctccacccccttcaaaccccccatccaGCTCCTATCCCGCCGCCCAATCCCCCAGAAAACCCTCGTCCGCGATCCAGCCACCGGTCTCGAACaactcaccatcacccaaccTGACGACTTCGACGACGAAGACCCCGACACGGCCGCCCAAAAGCCCGAAACCCCCCAAGAGCGCAAGGAGCGCCAGAGGAGAGAACTAGAGGAAAAGCAGCGCCGGTATCAAGAACAAAGAGCAAAGATCTTTGGGGACTCAAACCCTTCCTCTGGCCAGTCATCCCCAGGGACGGTGACGCCCCCGCAGGCCGGGAATGATggtaggggaggaggacatagaggacggggtggtggtgggaggggcagggggagggaagggaacGGGAGGGGCAGCAACAATGGGCGGAATACCAACCGGCAACCTCAGCAGCAGACAACTGAACCACCGTCGAGGGAGCTCTTCGACGCGGAATACTCCCCCAAGCCACCCAACCGACGAGGCGgcggcccctcctcctctcaacagCCCAGCCGCTCTCACACACCCCGTGAAGACCAAATCACCCGCCAACCAAGAGGTCCAGACGGcagcggaagaggaggtttcGGTTTCGCCAAGCGAGGCGCAACCAACGGCTGA
- a CDS encoding hypothetical protein (EggNog:ENOG503PWIA), giving the protein MTCSSGLHLLLLELEKSTLSKLHTKVVPPHQFDTSLLCQYWKRPAFSLVSVRNSIQKPAMSTDLTMSDLPDLSTPPIQTPQHQHQHTPAGKPLASWNTPKFREEYENARARLQHGDFSCSALPDPLAPRPAIATHSRFDPQTEERLKGVLRAAKESVQGGGSS; this is encoded by the exons ATGACATGCTCCTCTGgccttcaccttcttctcttggAGTTGGAAAAAAGTACACTTTCGAAATTACATACCAAAGTcgttcctcctcaccagTTTGATACGAGCCTGCTGTGTCAGTATTGGAAGAGACCTGCGTTCAGTCTAGTTTCGGTTCGAAATTCAATACAAAAGCCAGCCATGTCCACCGATTTGACCATGTCTGACTTGCCGGACCTCAGCACACCCCCAATCCAGACTCctcagcatcaacatcagCACACCCCGGCCGGGAAGCCGCTGGCGTCGTGGAATACACCCAAGTTCAGGGAGGAGTATGAGAATGCCAGAGCTCGGCTTCAGCATGGTGATTTCAGTTGTT CTGCCCTCCCTGATCCGCTTGCTCCTCGTCCAGCCATAGCAACCCACAGTCGGTTTGATCCCCAGACGGAGGAGAGGCTGAAGGGTGTTCTCAGAGCTGCAAAGGAGTCTGTtcaaggtggtggtagtTCATGA
- the SCH9 gene encoding Serine/threonine-protein kinase (EggNog:ENOG503NUBB; COG:T) yields MEGINQRSRSVAAAEEDGAADQIGYESPRSGIATPQPDLQDRRLPGIMSYFNQSGANTPTRALSSTQHSRSSDGHDSNSRHNGESIDRTATNTPTPQGARVPAPRGKLAVKISEARGLKRCQNPYVVVVFQRSELISAGPRPSEMDDDAAIAAVAMGGVPIQRTGSDSGRPMAIPMRSRQSSNTSLSDFNTFRNRTSGSRRSLTNPKWDAEAIFDVIDSDMLVDISVYGQGQNGEEFLGHVDFEAKSSEREGPVRGWFPLKGHADTMAENAPTGEIFVEAFYQRAEPKHYGPEDFQILRLIGKGTFGQVYQVRKKDTKRIYAMKVLSKKVIVQKKEVAHTVGERNILVRTAMADSPFIVGLKFSFQTPSDLYLVTDYMSGGELFWHLQKDGKFEEKRAKFYIAELILAIQHLHKNDIVYRDLKPENILLDANGHIALCDFGLSKANLTKNDTTNTFCGTTEYLAPEVLLDETGYTKMVDFWSLGVLVFEMCCGWSPFYAEETQQMYKNIAFGKVRFPRDTLSLEGRNFVKGLLNRNPKHRLGATDDAEELKRHAFFADIDWDALSKKLITPPFKPQLKNDTDVSYFDPEFTNALNTNGSLNERAAALAKGYATSTPLSPSVQANFQGFTFVDESALDDHMGNRYSKYEDEDMDDDHDRRRDDDWDDMRDVDPRNSNRMSGIVRTNTHDEQMFGASNFDM; encoded by the exons ATGGAAGGTATTAACCAGCGCAGCAGGTCTGTCGCGGCAGCGGAAGAGGACGGTGCGGCGGATCAGATTGGTTACGAATCGCCGCGCTCTGGCATTGCGACTCCGCAGCCAGACCTTCAAGATCGACGGCTGCCGGGCATCATGAGCTACTTCAACCAG AGCGGTGCCAACACCCCAACTCGTGCACTCTCATCTACCCAACATTCGCGCTCCAGCGATGGGCATGACAGTAACTCTAGGCACAACGGCGAGAGCATTGATCGGACTGCGACCAACACACCAACACCTCAGGGCGCCCGAGTACCAGCCCCAAGAGGAAAATTGGCCGTCAAGATTTCCGAAGCCAGAGGGCTAAAGCGATGTCAAAACCCTTATGTCGTTGTTGTTTTCCAGCGAAGCGAGCTCATCTCGGCCGGCCCTCGACCTTCGGAGATGGACGACGATGCCGCCATTGCCGCTGTGGCCATGGGCGGAGTGCCGATTCAGCGCACGGGGAGCGATTCTGGCAGGCCAATGGCGATTCCAATGCGAAGCAGACagagcagcaacaccagtcTTTCTGATTTCAACACTTTCCGCAACCGCACCTCTGGGTCGCGGCGGTCCTTGACCAACCCAAAGTGGGACGCGGAAGCCATCTT CGATGTTATTGACTCGGACATGCTTGTGGACATTTCGGTTTACGGGCAAGGACAAAATGGGGAGGAGTTCTTGGGTCATGTCGATTTCGAGGCCAAGTCGTCTGAGAGGGAGGGACCGGTCCGTGGTTGGTTCCCACTGAAAGGACATGCCGACACAATGGCCGAAAATGCGCCGACGGGCGAGATTTTCGTCGAGGCGTTTTACCAGCGAGCGGAGCCGAAGCATTATGGACCCGAAGACTTTCAGATTCTGCGACTTATCGGCAAGGGCACGTTCGGTCAGGTATATCAGGTTCGCAAGAAGGACACCAAGCGCATTTACGCCATGAAGGTCTTGTCGAAGAAGGTGATTGTacagaagaaggaggtagCACATACTGTTGGCGAGCGCAACATTCTGGTACGGACAGCGATGGCCGATTCCCCATTTATTGTGGGCCTGAAGTTCTCCTTCCAGACTCCTTCTGATCTCTACCTGGTCACGGATTACATGTCGGGTGGAGAGCTCTTTTGGCATTTGCAAAAGGATGGCAAGTTTGAGGAGAAGCGCGCCAAGTTCTACATTGCGGAGCTGATTCTCGCGATCCAACATCTCCATAAGAACGACATTGTTTATCGCGATTTGAAGCCCGAGAACATTTTGCTGGATGCGAACGGCCACATTGCGCTCTGCGATTTCGGTCTTTCCAAGgccaacctcaccaagaacgacaccaccaacacaTTCTGCGGCACAACGGAATATCTCGCCCCAGAAGTGCTCTTGGACGAGACGGGTTACACCAAGATGGTTGACTTCTGGTCTTTGGGCGTCCTGGTTTTCGAAATGTGTTGCGGGTGGAGCCCATTCTACGCCGAGGAGACGCAACAAATGTACAAGAACATTGCTTTTGGCAAGGTTCGATTCCCTCGGGATACTTTGTCGTTGGAAGGCCGGAATTTTGTCAAGGGGCTGCTGAACCGCAACCCGAAGCATCGTCTCGGCGCGACTGACGATGCCGAAGAGCTGAAGAGACACGCGTTCTTTGCCGACATTGACTGGGATGCTCTTTCTAAGAAGTTGATCACCCCTCCATTTAAGCCGCAACTCAAGAACGACACCGATGTCTCCTACTTCGACCCCGAGTTCACCAACGCTCTCAACACTAACGGGTCACTCAACGAGCGGGCGGCCGCCCTGGCCAAGGGATACGCGACATCGACTCCCCTCTCACCATCAGTACAGGCCAATTTCCAGGGATTCACGTTTGTGGATGAGAGCGCGCTTGACGACCACATGGGGAACAGGTACAGCAAgtacgaggacgaggacatgGATGATGATCACGACCggaggagggatgatgaCTGGGACGACATGCGCGATGTCGATCCCCGGAATTCAAATCGCATGAGTGGAATCGTCAGGACCAACACTCACGATGAGCAGATGTTTGGTGCATCAAACTTCGACATGTAG
- the ATP14 gene encoding ATP synthase F0 subcomplex subunit H atp14 (EggNog:ENOG503P5GR; COG:S), with amino-acid sequence MTSGDSWGHHVTRPTDDSRQLLGGEHLPLHDVEPGAFFENLSAKEPPPPQQPTNTLSTSPRLLRRHLERLGLVVFFFFLPRKHNNNHNPFKMFSRASTKAVSAVSRLAAGRTAVAVQARTFIAPTVARRADFVQELYLKELKAYKPTPVKDSDAVGQVATFNLPKTPKSPEEADLASSLKEYESMAVEVEGSEVDASGAQTTAVVEDWLVEEEEEDGAHH; translated from the exons ATGACAAGTGGTGATAGCTGGGGCCATCACGTGACGCGGCCTACCGATGATTCCCGGCAACTTTTGGGTGGGGAGCACCTCCCTCTGCACGACGTTGAGCCGGGGGCTTTTTTTGAAAACCTCTCAGCCAAggaacctccaccaccgcagcagcCGACCAACACCCTTTCCACATCCCCGCGACTCCTCCGACGACACCTCGAGCGTTTAGGCcttgttgttttcttctttttcctcccccgaaaacacaacaacaaccacaacccttTCAAAATGTTCTCCCGGGCTTCG ACCAAGGCCGTCTCGGCTGTGTCCAGACTTGCTGCTGGCCggactgctgttgctgtgcaGGCTAGGACTTTTATTGCTCCTACTGTTGCGAGGAGAG CCGACTTCGTCCAGGAGCTCTAcctcaaggagctcaaggccTACAAGCCCACCCCCGTCAAGGACTCGGACGCCGTCGGCCAGGTCGccaccttcaacctccccaagacGCCCAAGTCACCCGAGGAGGCCGACCTCGCCTCCAGCCTCAAGGAGTACGAGAGCATGGctgtcgaggtcgagggctCCGAGGTTGATGCCAGCGGTGCTCAGACCACGGCTGTTGTGGAGGACTGgcttgttgaggaggaggaggaggatggtgctCACCACTAG
- a CDS encoding hypothetical protein (COG:U; EggNog:ENOG503NU7I), whose amino-acid sequence MKRVGGKSLVASALLGASLVQADPQSICATDNICYSIAVPTSSASSNSGNIYFQLKAPTSYSWVALGTGSQMAGASIFVMYQDGNGNVTISPRLGTAHSQPQWDQSSTAAQLTLLAGSGVAGGIMTANVACANCESWNGGDMSLQGTSVPWIAAWRSGSSLATTNKGATISQHGGSDHTGFNIDLTTATISSDSNPFLTSRDTGGGDGSGSSSGSPAGGNGITLARGNPNAAAILAAHGVIGALVMAVLYPLGSLLMPLLGRWYVHGAWQVITFALMWAAFGLGVQSAKDRNMLFTQTHTILGTVVVAFFGVQPALGYIHHRQYVQTQSRGAVSYVHIWLGRILMLLGIINGGLGLRLVGERQELVIAYGVVAGVIFLCYILAKVFTVIGAQKAQGRSYKEDRVPGNMRRPYQESRRHGGRYA is encoded by the exons ATGAAGAGAGTTGGGGGCAAGTCGTTGGTGGCCTCGGCGTTGCTGG GTGCCAGCCTGGTACAAGCCGACCCTCAGAGCATTTGTGCCACCGACAACATCTGCTACAGCATCGCCGTtcccacctcctcggcaagctcaAATTCGGGCAACATCTACTTCCAGTTGAAGGCGCCAACGTCGTACTCATGGGTGGCTCTGGGCACCGGCTCGCAGATGGCTGGCGCCAGCATCTTTGTCATGTACCAggacggcaacggcaacgtgACGATTTCGCCACGCCTGGGAACTGCCCACAGTCAGCCCCAGTGGGACCAGAGCAGCACAGCGGCGCAACTG ACGTTGCTCGCTGGAAgcggtgttgctggtggaATCATGACGGCGAATGTTGCGTGTGCGAACTGCGAGTCCTGGAATGGGGGTGACATGTCTCTTCAGGGGACCAGCGTGCCTTGGATCGCAGCCTGGAGATCGGGATCTTCGTTGGCGACGACAAATAAGGGCGCCACCATCTCTCAGCACGGAGGTAGCGACCATACCGGGTTCAATATCGATTTGACTACGGCAACCATCAGCTCCGATAGTAATCCTTTCCTTACCTCCCGCGACactggtggtggcgatggtTCCGGTTCCAGTTCCGGTTCACCCGCAGGAGGCAATGGGATAACGCTGGCTAGAGGAAACCCCAATGCCGCCGCGATTCTCGCAGCTCACGGTGTTATCGGGGCTTTGGTTATGGCAGTGCTTTATCCTTTGGGCTCCCTTCTTATGCCGCTTCTTGGGAGATGGTATGTCCATGGAGCGTGGCAGGTGATCACTTTTGCTCTGATGTGGGCGGCTTTCGGTCTCGGTGTTCAGAGCGCCAAGGACCGGAATATG CTCTTCACACAGACGCACACGATTCTCGGTACCGTGGTTGTTGCCTTCTTTGGGGTACAGCCTGCGCTCGGCTACATTCATCATCGTCAGTATGTTCAGACGCAGAGCCGCGGTGCCGTCAGTTACGTACACATCTGGCTCGGCCGGATCCTGATGCTGCTAGGCATCATCAACGGTGGGTTGGGCCTCCGGCTTGTCGGAGAGCGGCAAGAGCTCGTGATCGCCTACGGCGTGGTTGCCGGTGTTATATTCCTATGTTATATTCTTGCCAAGGTGTTTACGGTTATTGGGGCTCAGAAGGCACAGGGGAGGAGCTATAAGGAAGATCGAGTCCCTGGCAACATGAGGAGGCCGTACCAAGAGTCGAGGCGGCATGGTGGGAGGTATGCTTAG
- a CDS encoding hypothetical protein (COG:T; EggNog:ENOG503NWKC), giving the protein MIAKATPALKTVRGFNNTPGASGDEDSDHCGCPAAPKTPSRRAQKATHLLDDVVSANCSPMLKPVTSPGISGIGKLRMQIENFSLNSNDTTAASSRASSLTRSSEHQASSPFSSETTISSGRRDSRPLSRGSTLKSRTSSSDETASVGSTSYEINLEHDFVSDVPNAASEAVPPRPKMTADDFEPLKCLGKGTYGTVLLVKEKATGRLFAQKQFKKASLVVHKKLVEQTKTERQILESVNRHPFVVKLYYAFQDQEKLYLILEYGQGGELFTHLSTERMFSEETAAFYMAEMVLALSHLHQNLGVVYRDLKPENCLLDSQGHLLLTDFGLSKVAVDSDTCNSILGTVEYMAPEVIQGKKYGKAVDWWSLGALGFDLMTGNPPFRGPNNKKIQDNIIKQKLVLPYFLGPDAKDLLTRLLRKDPAKRLGSNMPKDLETIKKHRFFRKINWKALQAREVEPPIQPYISDPELAENFSAEFTELSLSPVVSRFDQAGSWGGREMGSVPGVGRREVVDRDDPFGGFSFVASSSLLENHGFGGMQRV; this is encoded by the coding sequence ATGATTGCAAAGGCGACGCCCGCGCTCAAGACGGTGCGCGggttcaacaacacccccggGGCCTCTGGCGATGAGGACTCTGATCATTGCGGCTGCCCCGCGGCCCCAAAGACCCCTAGCAGGCGGGCCCAGAAGGCGACCCACCTGTTGGACGACGTCGTCAGTGCTAACTGCAGCCCTATGCTGAAGCCCGTTACCTCCCCTGGCATAAGCGGCATAGGAAAGTTGCGTATGCAAATCGAGAACTtcagcctcaacagcaacgaTACGACCGCCGCTTCTTCCCGTGCCAGCTCCTTGACCCGCAGCAGCGAGCACCAGGCCTCCTCGCCGTTCTCCAGCGAGACTACGATTAGCAGCGGCCGCCGTGACAGCCGCCCCCTTTCCCGTGGAAGCACTTTGAAGAGCCGCACCAGCAGTAGCGATGAGACGGCTTCGGTGGGATCTACCAGTTACGAGATCAACCTCGAGCACGACTTTGTCAGCGACGTCCCCAACGCTGCTAGCGAGGCTGTGCCTCCCCGTCCTAAGATGACGGCGGACGACTTTGAACCTCTCAAGTGTCTCGGGAAGGGAACCTACGGAACCGTCTTGCtcgtcaaggagaaggccacAGGCCGCCTTTTCGCGCAGAAGCAGTTCAAAAAGGCCTCTCTCGTCGTGCACAAGAAGCTGGTGGAGCAAACCAAGACGGAGCGCCAGATCCTTGAGAGCGTCAACCGTCACCCTTTTGTTGTCAAGCTGTACTACGCCTTCCAGGACCAGGAGAAACTGTACCTCATCCTCGAGTACGGCCAGGGTGGCGAGCTGTTCACTCATCTCAGTACGGAAAGGATGTTCAGCGAAGAGACTGCCGCCTTTTACATGGCCGAGATGGTTCTCGCCTTGTCTCATCTCCACCAGAACCTGGGCGTGGTTTACCGCGATCTCAAGCCGGAGAACTGCCTCCTCGACTCTCAGGGCCACCTTTTGCTGACCGACTTTGGCCTTTCCAAAGTGGCAGTCGACTCGGACACGTGCAACTCGATCCTGGGAACGGTCGAGTACATGGCTCCCGAGGTGATTCAAGGTAAGAAGTACGGCAAGGCGGTTGACTGGTGGTCTTTGGGCGCGCTTGGTTTCGATCTCATGACTGGGAACCCCCCCTTTCGCGGaccaaacaacaagaagattcaggacaacatcatcaagcagAAGTTGGTGCTGCCTTACTTTTTGGGTCCGGACGCGAAGGATCTCCTTACCAGATTGCTGCGCAAGGATCCCGCCAAGCGCCTGGGGAGCAACATGCCGAAGGATCTGGAGACGATCAAGAAGCACAGGTTCTTCCGCAAGATCAACTGGAAGGCGCTgcaggcgagggaggtggagccGCCGATTCAGCCGTATATTTCTGACCCGGAGCTGGCGGAGAATTTCTCGGCCGAGTTTACCGAGTTGAGCTTGAGTCCGGTTGTGTCGAGGTTTGATCAGGCGGGGAGTTGGGGCGgaagggagatggggagtgTGCCGGGAGTGGGCaggagggaggttgttgatagGGATGATCCTTTTGGGGGTTTTAGTTTTGTGGCTTCGAGCAGCTTGTTGGAGAATcatgggtttggggggatgCAGAGGGTTTAG
- a CDS encoding hypothetical protein (COG:A; BUSCO:EOG09262CXO; EggNog:ENOG503NVIW), with protein MAGCLPELRRSNLGVQAAFLKYHDQEPAKNTNKSIPTAVMMHPSRRAYVEEADTEDRGSGGIDIDAIPIDRDYDIPGAGAGIAPERASAIISQFERKRFAATIAVPTDDGRVRAKLRELGEPITLFGEGPVDRRDRLRELLTEQAQQATGQESADVEMQDAGNDEEAEEQEEEFYSRGTQELLDARIEIAKFTIPRAKRRVEFQKKEATIPLRTHVKFRKEIKERLQTFELQASQTAGDRHVSMTRFSPDGQMIATGNWGGQVKLIDIPTLEHRKTLRGHTNKISGLAWRPGATLPEANISEDTVNLASGGAEGQVHLWSLNQDTPLSTLSGHSQRVCRVEFHPSGKYLASASEDTSWRLWDVETTTELLLQEGHSRGVYAVSFNTDGSLLASAGLDSIGRIWDLRSGRTVMILDGHLDGHIKPIYGLDWSPDGHRVLTASADGWIKCWDVRKVQRTGGIGAHTSAVSDVRWFKGMDEPVDGKPPGEDDKGNQLPKKSGTFLVSSGFDHKVNIFSADDWALAQSLSGHTGPVASVDVSRDGKWIVSGGHDRTVKLWGRNDATGLYGDF; from the exons ATGGCAGGTTGCCTGCCGGAGCTCAGACGCTCAAACTTGGGGGTGCAAGCCGCATTTCTCAAGTATCATGACCAGGAACCAGCCAAAAATACAAACAAATCAATACCCACCGCAGTCATGATGCACCCATCACGTAGGGCGTATGTTGAGGAGGCTGACACTGAG GACCGAGGAAGTGGAGGTATTGACATAGATGCCATTC CAATCGACCGCGACTATGACATCCCCGGAGCCGGCGCAGGCATTGCGCCCGAGAGAGCATCAGCCATCATCTCACAATTCGAGCGCAAGCGATTCGCCGCCACTATCGCGGTCCCAACCGACGATGGACGTGTCCGCGCCAAACTTCGAGAGTTAGGCGAGCCTATCACGCTGTTCGGCGAAGGACCGGTCGATCGACGCGACAGGTTACGAGAGCTTCTTACCGAGCAGGCGCAGCAGGCGACAGGCCAGGAGAGCGCAGATGTGGAGATGCAGGATGCTGGCAACGACGAGGAAGCGGAAGAGCAAGAGGAAGAGTTTTACTCTCGGGGAACACAGGAGCTTCTCGATGCCCGAATAGAAATCGCCAAGTTTACGATCCCCCGAGCGAAACGGCGCGTCGAGTTtcagaagaaggaggctaCGATTCCTCTCCGTACCCATGTCAAGTTCAggaaggagatcaaggagcgGCTTCAGACGTTTGAATTGCAAGCCAGTCAGACTGCGGGAGATCGTCATGTGAGCATGACGAGGTTTTCACCAGATGGACAGATGATTGCGACTGGAAATTGGGGCGGTCAAGTCAAGCTTATCGATATACCGACTTTGGAGCATCGCAAGACGCTGCGAGGACATACCAACAAGATCAGCGGTTTGGCCTGGAGGCCTGGTGCTACCCTTCCCGAGGCCAACATCTCGGAGGACACGGTCAACCTTGCTTCGGGTGGTGCAGAGGGCCAGGTTCATCTTTGGTCGCTAAATCAAGATACACCGCTGTCGACGCTCTCTGGGCACTCGCAAAGAGTATGCCGTGTCGAGTTTCACCCTTCTGGAAAATACCTCGCATCTGCGTCTGAGGACACGTCGTGGAGACTATGGGATGTCGAAACAACAACCGAACTGCTTCTTCAAGAGGGACACTCGCGGGGAGTGTATGCCGTAAGCTTCAACACCGACGGGTCCTTGCTGGCCAGTGCAGGTCTGGACAGTATTGGAAGAATCTGGGATTTGCGGTCGGGACGGACAGTTATGATTCTCGACGGGCATCTGGATGGCCACATCAAGCCGATCTACGGGCTGGACTGGAGTCCGGACGGGCACCGGGTCCTCACGGCCTCGGCAGATGGATGGATCAAATGCTGGGACGTGAGAAAAGTGCAGAGGACAGGCGGAATTGGCGCGCACACAAGCGCGGTATCAGATGTCAGATGGTTCAAGGGGATGGATGAGCCCGTTGACGGGAAGCCACCAGGCGAGGACGACAAGGGAAACCAGTTGCCAAAGAAGTCTGGGACGTTTTTGGTGTCGTCTGGGTTTGACCACAAGGTCAACATTTTCTCGGCTGATGACTGGGCTCTTGCTCAGTCGCTGAGCGGCCATACTGGCCCAGTAGCGAGTGTCGATGTAAGCCGGGACGGCAAGTGGATCGTCAGCGGTGGACATGATCGGACTGTCAAGTTATGGGGTCGTAATGATGCAACCGGTCTGTATGGTGACTTTTAG